In Desulfovibrio sp., the DNA window ACGCAGCATGCCGTCAACCAGCCCGCAATAGTCGGTTTCCTGCTCCAGCACGGCACGGAAGGCTTCCGGCGAGGCCGCAAGGCCCATCAGCGTTTCGTTAAGAATGTCGCGCGCCTTGAGAACCCTGATGGAGTGGGTCAGCCGCAAGCCGTTGAGCACTGCATAAATTGCACAAAAGGTGTCCAGTTTGCCCTGATAAAACGGTTTCAGCATGAATACCCCCATCCGTTGTTATGCCCACAGCAACACCCAGGGTCAAGCCTCCCACCCCGCCAACATTTCTGCTTTTGCCAAGGTCTTTCTTTACAAGCTGCTGCCTCGCGTGTATAAAAGAGCCTTCACAAACAATATCACAATACCTTGATATGCAGATATTCACAAATCCCCAAGAGTTGGCGGCCCAATGCAAGGCCTGGCACCGCGCCGGAGACGACATCGCTCTGGTGCCTACCATGGGTTACTACCATCAGGGGCACGAAGACCTCATGGCCTTTGCCCGCACGCAGGCGAAACGCTTGGTGGTGAGCCTTTTTGTCAACCCTACCCAGTTTGGCCCCGGCGAGGATCTGGAAGCATACCCCCGCAATGCCGAGCGCGATGCGGACATAGCCCGCAGTCATGGGGCGGACGCGCTGTTTATGCCGCAGCCCGAAACCATGTACGCGCAGGACCACGCCACCTGGGTGGAAGTTCCTGAACTTTCCCGAGGCCTGTGCGGCCTCACCCGGCCTGTGCACTTTCGCGGTGTATGCACCGTGGTGCTCAAGCTCTTTATGCTGACCGGCGCGGATATTGCCGTATTTGGGCAGAAGGACTGGCAGCAGCAGGCCATTCTGCGCCGCATGGTGCGCGACCTTGATGTGCCTGTGCGCATTGAAACGCGCGAAACCGTGCGCGAAGCTGACGGCCTGGCCCTTTCCTCGCGCAACGTCTACCTCAGCCCGGACGAACGCGCCCATGCTCCAGAGATTCGCAAGGCTCTGCTTTACGCCCAAAAACTGGCCCAGAGCGGCGAAACCAGCGTCAAGCTGCTGCGCGAAGCTGTGCTGCGCCGCTGGGCGGAATTTCTGCCCATGGGGCGCCTTGACTACCTCAGTATTGTTCACCCGGAATCCATGACTCCGCTCACCGAAGTCACCGGTCCGGCGCTCATGGCCTGTGCCGTGCGCATAGGCAAGGCCCGGCTTATCGACAATATTCTGTTGCGACCCTAAAACCCGCGCCGCACTGACGCGAGCGCCCAAGGAGATTCATATGCACACCAAGGGCAAATACTTTTTCACTTCCGAATCTGTAACTGAAGGCCACCCTGACAAAGTCGCCGACCAGATTTCCGATGCCATTCTTGATACCCTGCTGGCACAGGACTCCAACGCCCACGTGGCCTGCGAAACCCTCGTTACCACAGGTATGGCCGTTATCGCTGGCGAAATCACCACCAGCGGCTACGCCGACCTGCCCCATGTGGTGCGCGAAACCATCAAGGACATCGGCTATAACAGCTCAGATATGGGCTTTGACTGGCAGACCTGCGCTGTCATCAACGCCATTGGCCACCAGTCGCCCGACATTGCCCAGGGTGTGCTGCGCGAAAAGCCCGAAGATCAGGGCGCGGGCGACCAGGGCATGATGTTTGGCTTTGCCTGCAACGAGACCTCCACCCTTATGCCCGCCCCCATCTACTGGGCACACCAGCTCTCGCAACAGCTGGCGAAAGTGCGCAAGGACGGCACGGTGGACATCTTCCGTCCCGACGGCAAGACCCAGGTTTCCTTTGAATATCAGGACGGCAAACCCGTGCGCATCAACAACGTGGTGGTCTCCACTCAGCACAGCTCCAACGCCAGCCAAGCTGATGTGGCCGAAGCCGTGAAGAAGCACGTCATTCGCCCCATTCTGGAACCCTCCGGCTATTTTGACGAAAAGGCCTGCGAAATCTTCATCAACACCACTGGCCGTTTTGTGGTGGGTGGCCCCATGGGCGACTGCGGTCTCACAGGCCGCAAGATCATTCAGGACACCTACGGCGGCAGCGGCCACCACGGCGGCGGCGCGTTCTCCGGCAAGGATCCCTCCAAGGTTGACCGTTCCGGCGCGTACATGGGCCGCTACATCGCCAAGAACGTTGTTGCCGCTGGCCTCGCCCCTGTGTGCGAAGTACAGATCGCCTACTGCATCGGCGTGGCCCAGCCCGTCAGCGTCCTCGTGTCCTCGCAGGGCACCAGCGATCTGCCGGACGAACTGCTGACCAAGGCCGTGCGCGAAGTCTTTGACCTGCGCCCCTATTTCATCAGCAAGCGCCTTGATCTCAAGCGCCCCATCTACCAGAAGTCTTCCTGCTACGGTCACTTTGGCCGCGAACTGCCGGAATTCACCTGGGAAAAGACTGATGCCGTAGCCGACCTGCGCACCGCCGCCAAGGTGTAGCGCAAGCCAGCGCATTTGCCCTTTTGAGGTGCAGGAAACTCCTTGCTGGGTTTTCTGCACCTCATTTTTTGTCCATATCTTTTTGCTCGCATATTCCGGCCATAGACTTTTTGCCACCTTAATTCCCGCAAAATATCCCGTTCGCCCTCACGAGTTGCAAGCCGCCCCGCCCTTGCCTATACTGACTCACTTGACCGCGCCGCTCCGGCGCTATTCCGGGCAGCTTCACCCATGAACTGCCAGTCGTCTGCGTGAGCAGACGCCCGCCACCGAGGCCTTGGCGCAATACCTTGCGCTGACAAACGCCCGCGTGAGCGACTTAACATGCTGTAGTGAAGGCGAGGTAGCACATGGCTGGCAATACATTCGGACAGGCCCTGAGGCTGACAACTTTCGGCGAATCCCACGGCGTGGGCCTTGGCGGCGTCATTGACGGCTGCCCGGCGGGTCTAGCCCTGACAGAGGCCGACATTCAGGCCGAGCTTGACCGCCGCAAACCCGGTCAGGGCCCCACCGCCACCAAACGTAAGGAATCGGACACGGTTCGTCTGCTCTCCGGCGTGTACGAGGGCATGACCACTGGCACCTCCATTGCCTTCTATATCGCCAACGAAGACCAACGCTCGCACGACTACGGCAATCTGGCCGAAGTTTTCCGCCCCGGCCATGCGGACTGGGGATATTTTCAGAAATACAACGGCATACGCGACCATCGCGGCGGCGGGCGCTCCTCCGGGCGCGAAACCGCAGCC includes these proteins:
- the panC gene encoding pantoate--beta-alanine ligase, with the protein product MQIFTNPQELAAQCKAWHRAGDDIALVPTMGYYHQGHEDLMAFARTQAKRLVVSLFVNPTQFGPGEDLEAYPRNAERDADIARSHGADALFMPQPETMYAQDHATWVEVPELSRGLCGLTRPVHFRGVCTVVLKLFMLTGADIAVFGQKDWQQQAILRRMVRDLDVPVRIETRETVREADGLALSSRNVYLSPDERAHAPEIRKALLYAQKLAQSGETSVKLLREAVLRRWAEFLPMGRLDYLSIVHPESMTPLTEVTGPALMACAVRIGKARLIDNILLRP
- the metK gene encoding methionine adenosyltransferase, which translates into the protein MHTKGKYFFTSESVTEGHPDKVADQISDAILDTLLAQDSNAHVACETLVTTGMAVIAGEITTSGYADLPHVVRETIKDIGYNSSDMGFDWQTCAVINAIGHQSPDIAQGVLREKPEDQGAGDQGMMFGFACNETSTLMPAPIYWAHQLSQQLAKVRKDGTVDIFRPDGKTQVSFEYQDGKPVRINNVVVSTQHSSNASQADVAEAVKKHVIRPILEPSGYFDEKACEIFINTTGRFVVGGPMGDCGLTGRKIIQDTYGGSGHHGGGAFSGKDPSKVDRSGAYMGRYIAKNVVAAGLAPVCEVQIAYCIGVAQPVSVLVSSQGTSDLPDELLTKAVREVFDLRPYFISKRLDLKRPIYQKSSCYGHFGRELPEFTWEKTDAVADLRTAAKV